In Eucalyptus grandis isolate ANBG69807.140 chromosome 4, ASM1654582v1, whole genome shotgun sequence, the following proteins share a genomic window:
- the LOC104431937 gene encoding uncharacterized protein LOC104431937, with protein sequence MTMQAKKHKSTKPEQSAQPKKRTYDLHHFLDPPHPLKSSDANLKHRSQRVSVHSPNSTEDRLDMATAAPVAIGTRGTVGSLVRKEIEYFSKVHSSSSPAEEAASRRGHFRLGFRFFAASWRRKKRLVPRICSVVEVAERNYGVRSEIPGFNYRVLKDEF encoded by the coding sequence ATGACAATGCAAGCGAAAAAGCATAAAAGCACCAAACCGGAACAATCTGCCCAACCCAAGAAAAGGACCTATGACCTTCATCACTTTCTTGATCCACCACACCCCCTAAAGTCATCAGATGCAAATTTAAAGCACAGATCACAAAGGGTTTCCGTTCACTCTCCCAACTCCACTGAAGATCGTCTCGACATGGCCACGGCAGCTCCTGTCGCGATCGGTACACGGGGCACGGTGGGCTCGCTCGTGAGAAAGGAAATCGAGTACTTCAGCAAGGTCCACAGTAGTAGTTCGCCGGCGGAAGAGGCTGCTTCGAGGAGGGGCCATTTCAGGCTCGGTTTTCGGTTCTTCGCGGCGtcgtggaggaggaagaagcggCTCGTGCCGAGGATATGCTCTGTCGTGGAAGTCGCGGAGCGGAACTACGGGGTTAGGAGTGAAATCCCAGGTTTCAATTACAGGGTCCTTAAGGATGAGTTTTAA
- the LOC104441389 gene encoding N6-mAMP deaminase, giving the protein MEWFRSIPKVELHAHLNGSIRDSTLLELARDLGQKGRVAFLDVEHVIMKNDRSLVEVFKLFDLIHVITTEHSTITRITKEVIEDFASENVVYLELRTTPKKNDSIGMSKRSYMEAVIQGLRDVASVDVHFVSRTEQAPSSLNSQSTENSFNGSAKKKIYVRLLLSIDRRETTVAALETVELALEMRDLGVVGVDLSGNPTVGEWDTFVPALSFARQQGLRVTLHCGEVPNRKEVQQMLDFVPERIGHACYFCEEDWKKLKDLNIPVEICLTSNIVTQSISSIDVHHFADLYRTQHPIALCTDDAGVFSTSLSQEYSLASSSFGIDKVDIFDLAYKAISLAFADHKVKDEVRKIFSSSKGQLSSVDQIDP; this is encoded by the exons ATGGAGTGGTTCAGGTCGATCCCGAAGGTGGAGTTGCATGCCCACCTCAATGGCTCCATCAGGGACTCCACGCTCTT GGAGCTTGCCAGAGATTTGGGTCAGAAGGGCCGCGTTGCTTTCTTGGACGTGGAGCACGTCATCATGAAAA ATGATCGTTCTTTGGTTgaagtgttcaaattgtttGATCTCATCCATGTTATTACAACCGAGCACTCGACCATCACGAGGATTACCAAAGAA GTTATTGAAGATTTTGCTTCTGAGAACGTGGTCTACTTAGAGTTAAGAACAACTCCAAAG AAAAATGATTCCATAGGAATGAGCAAACGCTCCTACATGGAAGCAGTCATACAAGGTTTGAGAGATGTCGCTAGCGTTGATGTCCATTTTGTCTCTCGGACTGAGCAAGCACCGAGTTCCTTAAATTCTCAATCTACTGAGAATTCTTTCAATGGATCTGCTAAAAAGAAGATTTATGTTAGACTTCTTCTCAGCATTGACCGCCGTGAAACCACTGTTGCTGCATTGGAAACT GTTGAGCTTGCACTGGAAATGAGAGATCTAGGAGTAGTCGGTGTAGATCTTTCGGGGAACCCCACTGTGGGAGAATG GGATACCTTCGTCCCAGCACTAAGTTTTGCGAGGCAGCAAGGCCTCAGAGTGACTCTTCATTGTGGagag GTACCTAATCGGAAGGAGGTCCAACAAATGCTGGACTTTGTTCCTGAAAGAATAGGGCATGCTTGTTACTTCTGTGAGGAAGACTGGAAGAAGTTGAAGGATCTCAACATTCCA GTAGAAATTTGCTTGACTTCCAACATCGTGACTCAAAGTATTTCATCCATAGATGTGCACCATTTCG CTGATCTATACAGGACACAACACCCTATAGCCTTGTGCACCGACGATGCAGGTGTCTTTTCCACTAGCCTTTCACAGGAATACAGCCTGGCTTCTTCCTCATTCG GTATTGACAAGGTGGACATTTTCGATTTAGCATACAAAGCGATTTCACTAGCATTTGCCGATCACAAAGTGAAGGACGAAGTGAGAAAGATTTTTTCGTCTTCCAAGGGTCAGCTTTCTTCCGTGGATCAGATTGATCCTTGA
- the LOC104441390 gene encoding LOW QUALITY PROTEIN: cardiolipin synthase (CMP-forming), mitochondrial (The sequence of the model RefSeq protein was modified relative to this genomic sequence to represent the inferred CDS: deleted 1 base in 1 codon), with protein MTIYSSLRSLLARSPSKSRPFLTAAAAASSPAASASAAAANSYAVPSPFTPLFVNPFLHSSFPNRFLSPLSKWMIARPRGPLFLSLPPWKLSQSATPLYLGGGAVLRRVEALNLRLDLLRRRRGLEAGAGAGVGIGSVALEPKLGADRGAWEGRSSEGFVDGFVNLPNLISISRLISGPFLGWMIVNEWYATAFVGLAISGATDWLDGYVARKMNINSVVGSYLDPLADKVLIGCVALAMVHNDLLPTELVGLVVLRDVLLVGGAVYKRASDLGWQWASWSDFFNLNGPHPEKIEPLFLSKVNTVFQLALVAAALLQPEFGTAETQSYITYLSWLVACTTIASTAAYGVQHMRRSTSVLRKH; from the exons ATGACGATCTACAGCTCCCTGCGATCCCTCCTCGCCAGAAGCCCTAGCAAATCGAGGCCCTtcctcaccgccgccgccgccgcctcctccccggccgcctccgcctccgccgccgccgccaactCCTACGCGGTCCCGTCGCCGTTCACGCCGCTCTTCGTCAACCCCTTCCTCCACTCCAGCTTCCCCAACCGGTTCCTCTCCCCGCTCTCGAAATGGATGATCGCGCGG CCCCGGGGCCCGCTCTTCCTGTCCCTGCCGCCGTGGAAGCTCTCGCAGTCCGCCACGCCGCTCTACCTCGGCGGCGGCGCCGTCCTGCGGCGGGTCGAGGCGTTGAATTTGAGGCTCGATTtgctccggcggcggcgggggctgGAAGCCGGGGCCGGGGCTGGGGTCGGAATCGGGTCGGTGGCTTTGGAGCCGAAGTTGGGGGCGGATCGGGGCGCTTGGGAGGGGAGGTCGAGTGAGGGTTTCGTAGATGGTTTCGTGAATTTGCCCAATTTGATCTCCATAAGCCGGCTGATTTCGGGTCCTTTCCTTGGATG GATGATCGTGAATGAATGGTATGCTACTGCATTTGTGGGATTGGCCATCTCTGGAGCAACTGATTGG CTAGATGGGTATGTGGCCAGGAAGATGAATATAAATTCAGTTGTGGGTTCCTATCTTGACCCCCTTGCTGACAAG GTTCTAATTGGTTGTGTTGCTCTGGCTATGGTACATAATGATCTTCTGCCGA CTGAACTTGTTGGGCTGGTCGTGTTGCGAGATGTCCTTCTTGTTGGTGGAGCAGTGTACAAAAGAGCTAGTGACTTAGGTTGGCAG TGGGCGAGTTGGTCTGATTTCTTCAACCTCAATGGGCCTCATCCAGAAAAGATTGAGCCTCTCTTCCTCAGCAAG GTAAATACAGTTTTCCAGTTGGCTCTAGTTGCTGCCGCTCTCTTGCAACCTGAATTTGGAACCGCAGAAACTCAATCATACATTACATacttgag CTGGTTAGTGGCGTGTACGACAATCGCGTCCACCGCAGCATACGGTGTGCAGCACATGAGAAGATCCACATCCGTCCTAAGAAAACATTAG